The following coding sequences lie in one Musa acuminata AAA Group cultivar baxijiao chromosome BXJ3-1, Cavendish_Baxijiao_AAA, whole genome shotgun sequence genomic window:
- the LOC135629271 gene encoding uncharacterized protein LOC135629271, with protein sequence MEDYHDLQNQIEGLICRGHLGHYLREPEEATPHHKEPVKRQIDVIFGGPAVGGNSFATRKAYTSSMVEKHPRPEIEPEITFRAEEVEHSHYDDALVISIQVTNARVKRVMVDTGISADILYFDAFRRLGLTERDLTPMASALTGFTGDSISPLGTTALPVTIGEEPRVKTMITTFMVVNLPSAYNIIFG encoded by the coding sequence ATGGAGGATTACcatgacctccagaatcaaatagAGGGGCTGATCTGCAGAGGCCACCTTGGACACTATCTCAGGGAACCCGAGGAAGCCACTCCACACCACAAGGAACCTGTCAAAAGACAAATCGATGTTATCTTCGGGGGGCCTGCAGTTGGCGGCAATAGCTTTGCGACAAGAAAAGCCTACACCAGTAGCATGGTCGAGAAACATCCCCGGCCCGAAATCGAGCCTGAAATCACTTTCAGGGCCGAAGAAGTCGAGCACTCCCACTATGATGACGCCTTGGTAATCTCCATTCAAGTCACCAATGCTCGAGTAAAAAGGGTGATGGTCGACACTGGGATCTCCGCCGACATTCTTTACTTCGATGCCTTCCGGAGGCTTGGCTTGACCGAGAGAGACCTCACCCCCATGGCGTCCGCACTCACAGGATTCACGGGGGATTCTATATCCCCGCTCGGGACTACGGCCCTCCCTGTCACCATCGGGGAGGAACCAAGAGTGAAGACAATGATAACCACCTTTATGGTGGTAAACCTCCCCTCGGCTTACAACATCATCTTCGGCTGA